From a single Desulfatirhabdium butyrativorans DSM 18734 genomic region:
- a CDS encoding sigma-54-dependent transcriptional regulator has product MKKPVQESRNILIVDDDPAHRTMLKALIGSWGYAASVADDGGTAVAEIQARPYDLVLMDIRMIKMSGLEALASIKAFNPAIPVVIMTAFASVDTAISALKSGAYDYLTKPLDFEKLRITIDRALEHAFLQVENQRLKDRLSERFDKRTIVGNSPALKKLLDTVSLVAPSEATVLINGESGTGKELIAGAIHHNSHRKNGPFIKINCAAITETLLESELFGHEKGAFTGADRRKDGKFVQASGGSIFLDEVSEMSLMMQVKLLRVIQEREVIRVGGEQVIPIDVRLIAATNRPLAPLVQSGSFREDLYYRLNVVSLTLPPLRERQEDIPILAQHFLSRFAEQNRKSVKGFTARAMDRLVRYSWPGNIRELMNAVERAVVLAQAETIDDADLALFPSAPAPSLDRANPTPHLFPENRLAEIEREAIVKTLAETGGNKSKAARVLGITRKTLQNKLKAFGMTEKG; this is encoded by the coding sequence ATGAAAAAACCAGTTCAGGAAAGCAGGAACATTCTGATCGTCGATGACGATCCGGCGCACCGTACGATGCTCAAGGCGTTGATCGGTTCGTGGGGGTATGCCGCCAGCGTTGCCGACGACGGCGGAACGGCGGTTGCCGAAATTCAGGCCAGGCCATACGATCTGGTCCTGATGGATATTCGCATGATCAAGATGAGCGGTCTGGAAGCGCTCGCATCCATCAAGGCCTTCAATCCGGCCATCCCGGTGGTGATCATGACGGCCTTTGCTTCCGTCGATACCGCCATCAGCGCCCTCAAATCCGGTGCGTACGACTATCTGACGAAGCCGCTCGATTTCGAAAAGCTGCGGATCACCATCGATCGGGCCCTGGAGCACGCATTCTTGCAGGTGGAAAATCAGCGGCTGAAGGATCGCCTCAGCGAACGTTTCGACAAGCGTACGATCGTCGGCAACAGCCCGGCCCTGAAAAAGCTGCTGGACACCGTATCCCTGGTCGCTCCATCGGAGGCGACCGTGCTGATCAACGGGGAGTCGGGAACGGGAAAGGAATTGATCGCGGGCGCCATCCACCACAACAGCCATCGGAAAAACGGCCCTTTCATCAAGATCAATTGCGCGGCCATCACGGAAACGCTCCTCGAATCCGAGCTTTTCGGCCATGAAAAAGGGGCTTTCACCGGTGCGGATCGGCGAAAAGACGGAAAATTCGTTCAGGCATCCGGCGGAAGCATTTTCCTGGATGAGGTGAGTGAAATGTCCCTGATGATGCAGGTGAAACTGCTTCGGGTGATCCAGGAGCGGGAGGTGATCCGGGTGGGCGGGGAGCAGGTCATCCCGATCGATGTCCGGCTGATCGCCGCCACCAACCGCCCGCTGGCTCCGCTGGTACAGTCCGGAAGTTTCCGGGAAGACCTGTACTACCGGCTCAACGTCGTCTCACTCACCCTGCCTCCGCTCCGGGAGCGGCAGGAAGACATCCCTATTCTGGCGCAGCATTTTTTGAGCCGCTTTGCCGAACAAAACCGGAAATCGGTCAAGGGATTTACGGCGAGAGCCATGGACCGCCTGGTCCGATATTCCTGGCCGGGCAACATCCGGGAGCTCATGAACGCCGTGGAACGCGCCGTCGTGCTGGCACAGGCCGAGACCATCGACGATGCCGATCTGGCGCTTTTCCCATCCGCTCCAGCCCCAAGCCTTGACAGGGCCAATCCGACGCCCCATCTTTTTCCGGAAAACCGCCTGGCGGAGATCGAAAGAGAGGCCATCGTCAAAACGCTTGCGGAAACCGGCGGCAACAAGAGCAAGGCGGCCAGAGTTCTGGGGATCACCCGGAAAACGCTTCAGAACAAACTCAAAGCCTTCGGCATGACCGAAAAAGGATAA
- the trxC gene encoding thioredoxin TrxC, giving the protein MPQQSDYFMFRCPSCRTRNRIPQNRIGAIGKCGKCGKNLVTASLNVATPVAVTDATFTETVLNSPLPVILDCWAPWCSACKVISPVVHDIASEYRGRIRVAKVNVDENPWISSNFHIMSIPTLLIFDAGELKETLVGALPKKEILQRLQRLLA; this is encoded by the coding sequence ATGCCTCAACAATCGGATTATTTCATGTTTCGTTGCCCATCCTGCAGAACCCGCAACCGGATTCCCCAAAATCGAATCGGCGCCATCGGAAAATGCGGAAAATGCGGGAAAAATCTCGTTACCGCCTCACTGAACGTGGCAACGCCCGTCGCCGTGACCGATGCGACATTTACCGAAACCGTTCTGAATTCTCCTCTGCCCGTCATCCTGGATTGCTGGGCGCCCTGGTGCAGCGCATGCAAGGTTATTTCACCCGTCGTGCATGACATCGCATCCGAATACCGCGGCCGCATCCGTGTGGCCAAGGTGAACGTGGATGAAAACCCCTGGATTTCATCCAATTTTCATATCATGAGCATCCCGACGCTCTTGATCTTCGATGCCGGAGAACTCAAGGAGACACTGGTTGGCGCATTACCCAAAAAAGAGATTCTTCAGCGCCTGCAACGCCTCCTGGCATGA
- a CDS encoding thiolase family protein → MSQDVYIIGLGMIRFNKYPDRDVRDMAHEVTRIALADAGLDADALEAAFFSNTFWGMFSNQHSIRGQVILRSMGIQKIPVTNVENACAGGSTALHLAWMTVKAGMADVVLALGAEKISNPNKMLSLGAYASCMDVGNFQKHLEMMQEISKSFTVDIPPDQAPPGDGRSIFMDAYAMGAKWHMSRFGTTQRHLAVIASKNHFHASLNPLAQYQQPMSVEEVLADKPVAYPLTRAMCSPVGDGAAAAIVCSDRFLRKRSSSRALRIRASVLGSGSDRNLDGEDIGERLARQAYEMAGVGPSDISCAELHDATAYGELHQTEAMGFCPIGEGGPYAETFATRLGGKQPVNTSGGLECRGHPIGASGLAQIYEIGLQLRGEAGSRQVEGARLALAENGGGNIGVEEAAMCIHILERV, encoded by the coding sequence ATGAGCCAGGACGTTTACATCATCGGTTTGGGAATGATCCGTTTCAACAAGTATCCGGATCGGGACGTGCGCGACATGGCCCACGAGGTGACCCGGATAGCCCTCGCCGATGCCGGTCTCGATGCGGATGCACTCGAGGCCGCCTTCTTTTCCAATACCTTTTGGGGGATGTTCTCCAACCAGCATTCCATCCGGGGGCAGGTGATTCTTCGATCGATGGGTATCCAGAAGATTCCGGTCACCAACGTGGAGAACGCCTGTGCCGGTGGCTCAACGGCGCTGCATCTGGCCTGGATGACGGTGAAGGCCGGAATGGCCGATGTGGTGCTGGCCCTGGGTGCCGAAAAAATCTCGAATCCCAACAAGATGCTGTCTCTGGGAGCCTATGCGTCCTGCATGGATGTGGGCAATTTTCAGAAGCATCTCGAGATGATGCAGGAAATCTCCAAATCCTTCACTGTGGACATTCCGCCGGATCAGGCGCCACCTGGCGACGGCAGAAGCATTTTCATGGATGCCTATGCCATGGGTGCCAAATGGCACATGAGCCGCTTCGGTACCACCCAGCGGCATCTTGCCGTCATTGCCTCCAAGAACCATTTCCATGCATCGCTCAATCCGCTGGCACAGTATCAGCAGCCGATGTCCGTCGAAGAGGTGCTGGCCGACAAGCCGGTGGCCTATCCGCTTACCCGTGCCATGTGTTCACCGGTAGGTGACGGGGCTGCTGCGGCCATCGTGTGTTCGGATCGATTTCTCCGGAAGCGATCGTCCTCTCGAGCGCTGAGGATCCGGGCATCCGTTCTGGGATCGGGCTCGGATCGGAACCTCGACGGCGAAGATATCGGGGAGCGGCTCGCCCGTCAGGCCTACGAGATGGCGGGTGTCGGGCCGTCGGACATCAGTTGTGCCGAGCTGCACGATGCAACGGCATATGGCGAGCTGCATCAGACGGAAGCCATGGGATTCTGCCCGATCGGAGAAGGAGGACCCTATGCCGAAACCTTCGCGACGAGGCTCGGCGGAAAGCAGCCGGTGAATACCAGCGGTGGGCTCGAGTGCCGCGGGCATCCCATCGGAGCCTCCGGGCTTGCCCAGATTTACGAGATTGGGCTGCAACTGCGCGGCGAGGCCGGAAGCCGCCAGGTGGAGGGGGCGCGGCTGGCGCTGGCCGAAAATGGCGGCGGGAACATCGGCGTGGAAGAGGCGGCCATGTGCATCCATATCCTGGAGCGGGTATGA
- a CDS encoding DNA methyltransferase has product MTDSQQVVSTPIFVQALPGKFYTNAHEVLYMIAKPLQLQLPCRPFIVTPNIEKASDDGMQHQKNKINPRDRAIHDWYRFVLSFPPHLVRKYIQEFQLDNRHTLLDPFCGTGTTLVEAKFNMIRAIGLEANPFPYFASTVKTDWTIDPEALASQSHRIADKVMNQLLAQGINDNRPYTGKIHDLSLRNLNPEAASLIIKNSISPLPLHKVLVLLECLEKHKNEPYYRHALLGLANALLYAISNLRFGPEVGVGKEKDDVAVIPSWLLEVNKIAEDISSLNAKDYAQTQVYFADARRIADVIEPNSIDAVITSPPYPNEKDYTRTTRLESVILGFIRNKNELRGFKKGLIRSNTRGIYTADDDDQWVAQHAEIQRVAEQIEQRRLELGKTSGFEKLYQKVTRLYFGGMALHLAQLRPLLRPGAQLAYVVGDQASYLRVMIRTGQLLADIATHLGYELMRIDLFRTRFATATRVELREEVVLLRWPGQK; this is encoded by the coding sequence ATGACGGATTCGCAACAAGTCGTTTCAACTCCGATTTTTGTTCAGGCACTACCAGGGAAATTTTACACAAATGCTCATGAGGTGTTGTACATGATAGCCAAGCCTTTGCAGCTCCAATTGCCTTGTCGCCCATTCATTGTTACGCCGAATATCGAGAAAGCGTCCGATGATGGAATGCAACATCAAAAAAATAAGATCAATCCGCGAGATAGAGCAATTCACGATTGGTATCGTTTCGTCTTGTCGTTTCCACCACATCTTGTTCGGAAATATATTCAGGAATTTCAATTGGATAATCGTCATACCCTTCTTGACCCGTTTTGCGGAACGGGGACAACTCTGGTTGAAGCGAAATTCAATATGATTCGAGCAATCGGTTTAGAGGCCAACCCATTTCCATATTTTGCATCAACTGTCAAAACAGATTGGACGATCGATCCGGAGGCATTGGCCTCTCAATCTCACAGGATTGCAGATAAGGTTATGAATCAGCTTCTTGCACAGGGGATCAACGATAATCGGCCCTATACCGGGAAGATTCATGACTTGTCACTGAGGAATCTGAACCCTGAAGCGGCTTCTTTAATCATTAAAAACTCAATCAGTCCTCTGCCGCTACATAAAGTACTGGTTCTGCTGGAATGCCTCGAAAAACACAAAAATGAGCCATATTATCGGCATGCATTACTTGGGCTTGCCAATGCGCTATTGTACGCAATCAGCAACCTTCGCTTCGGCCCCGAGGTTGGCGTCGGAAAGGAAAAAGATGATGTTGCCGTCATCCCATCCTGGCTGCTTGAAGTGAACAAGATTGCTGAAGATATTTCTTCATTAAATGCGAAAGACTATGCGCAGACACAAGTCTATTTCGCGGATGCTCGACGAATTGCAGATGTGATAGAGCCAAATTCCATTGACGCTGTGATTACTTCACCTCCTTATCCGAACGAAAAAGACTACACCAGAACGACACGACTCGAATCGGTTATTTTGGGTTTTATTCGGAATAAGAACGAATTAAGGGGATTCAAGAAGGGATTGATACGTTCAAATACACGCGGAATTTATACAGCCGATGATGATGATCAGTGGGTGGCGCAGCATGCTGAAATTCAACGTGTTGCAGAGCAAATCGAACAGCGCAGACTTGAACTCGGCAAGACTTCCGGTTTCGAGAAACTTTATCAGAAGGTCACTCGGTTGTATTTTGGCGGGATGGCGTTGCATCTGGCTCAATTGCGTCCGCTTCTTCGGCCCGGGGCTCAACTGGCTTATGTTGTCGGCGATCAAGCTTCTTATTTGCGAGTCATGATACGCACAGGTCAGTTACTGGCGGATATAGCGACACATCTGGGATATGAACTGATGCGAATCGATTTGTTTCGCACCAGATTTGCTACGGCAACAAGAGTTGAATTAAGGGAAGAAGTTGTGTTGTTGCGATGGCCGGGTCAAAAATGA
- a CDS encoding SDR family NAD(P)-dependent oxidoreductase has translation MTQMKTYSLRGRNAVVTGASSGIGLEIARQLAGKGVHLFLGAHPAERDALDRIAVELQETYRIKAWAVACDLGAADGPQSLFEEACRRFSQIDILINNAGIMAYGRFDEIPLERMDALLQINARSYLVLMRLFLPGMIRRGQGRILNVSSVAAFQPTPMHAAYGAAKALVQSLSEAVAEEVRHTGVVISTLNPPYTATPMICGGAFPDRLPWIRIWGLWDPAKVALSALNVLETGKSVHIPGVFPRLVHTLLPRLLPRRLSCRIGYRMLQS, from the coding sequence ATGACCCAGATGAAAACCTATTCCCTGCGAGGCAGAAACGCAGTCGTGACGGGCGCCTCCTCCGGAATCGGCTTGGAAATCGCTCGGCAGCTGGCTGGAAAGGGGGTACATCTCTTCTTGGGAGCCCACCCCGCCGAGCGAGACGCCCTGGATCGGATCGCCGTTGAACTTCAGGAGACTTACAGAATCAAAGCCTGGGCGGTCGCCTGCGATTTGGGGGCTGCGGACGGGCCGCAGTCCCTGTTCGAGGAGGCTTGCCGGCGGTTTTCCCAGATTGACATTCTCATCAACAATGCCGGCATCATGGCCTACGGCCGTTTCGATGAGATCCCCCTCGAGCGGATGGATGCCCTGTTGCAGATCAATGCCCGGTCCTATCTCGTGTTGATGCGGCTGTTTTTGCCGGGAATGATCCGTCGGGGGCAAGGGCGGATCCTCAACGTGTCGTCGGTTGCCGCCTTCCAGCCGACACCGATGCACGCGGCTTATGGTGCAGCCAAGGCCCTGGTGCAGAGCCTCAGCGAGGCGGTGGCCGAAGAGGTTCGGCATACCGGGGTCGTCATCAGTACCCTCAATCCGCCGTATACAGCCACCCCGATGATCTGCGGGGGCGCATTTCCGGACCGACTTCCCTGGATCCGGATATGGGGGTTGTGGGATCCTGCCAAGGTCGCGCTTTCAGCTCTAAATGTTTTGGAAACCGGAAAATCGGTTCATATCCCCGGGGTTTTCCCCCGCCTCGTTCATACGCTGTTGCCAAGGCTCCTGCCAAGACGCCTGTCTTGCCGCATCGGATACCGGATGCTCCAATCGTGA
- a CDS encoding MBL fold metallo-hydrolase: MQQGRTHVRPIQVAEGIYWVGVRKSGCGLSCNPYLIVEGDKAVLIDAGSRSDFAFVMMNILQVGIDPAQIVALIYQHYDPDLCGSMSNLIDMCENPALQVISESSNNTFISYYIPSEKTSLITSIDTQNFRYDVNGRILRFILTPYAHNPGSFVTYDETTRTLFSSDLFGCFGFSESLFLEFDQKCHACTAFDNCPQGNPLCPMQEILSFHRRTMPSCKSLRYAMRNIKELDIQCVASQHGGILRKREDIAFVINQLELLEEVGIDGIA; the protein is encoded by the coding sequence ATGCAGCAGGGTAGAACACATGTCAGACCGATTCAGGTCGCAGAGGGGATTTACTGGGTAGGGGTCCGAAAATCGGGATGCGGACTATCATGCAATCCCTATTTGATCGTAGAAGGAGACAAGGCCGTTCTCATCGATGCCGGAAGCCGGTCTGATTTTGCTTTTGTGATGATGAATATTCTGCAGGTCGGAATCGATCCCGCCCAAATTGTTGCATTGATTTACCAGCACTATGACCCCGATTTGTGCGGATCTATGTCGAATTTGATCGACATGTGCGAAAACCCCGCCCTGCAGGTGATTTCCGAATCGTCGAACAACACGTTCATCTCCTATTATATTCCTTCGGAAAAGACATCGCTGATCACATCCATCGATACCCAGAATTTTCGCTATGACGTGAACGGCAGAATCCTTCGGTTCATTCTGACGCCCTATGCCCACAATCCCGGAAGCTTCGTCACCTATGACGAGACTACCCGCACCCTGTTCAGCAGCGATCTGTTCGGTTGCTTCGGGTTTTCCGAAAGCCTGTTCCTGGAATTCGATCAGAAATGTCATGCATGTACCGCATTCGACAACTGCCCGCAGGGCAATCCGCTGTGTCCGATGCAGGAGATTCTTTCGTTTCATCGGCGCACCATGCCCTCGTGCAAATCGCTCCGCTATGCCATGCGCAACATCAAGGAGCTTGACATTCAGTGTGTCGCTTCTCAGCATGGTGGTATTTTGCGAAAACGGGAAGATATCGCCTTTGTGATCAACCAGTTGGAATTGCTGGAAGAGGTCGGTATCGATGGAATTGCATGA
- a CDS encoding adenylate/guanylate cyclase domain-containing protein, which translates to MGKPDHRWAKLGDACGLSDAMDNILLDQLEYLAVMDDDRVQKRFLKDLIREYVRLEKQVKSLLNNTLPAPVADEIQFEGRFSPRAYFCTILFSDFASFTLLAEKLSMDQLIETIHVIFSHFDDVVSRHRGTKIKTIGDAYMAVFGAPETYSDHPLEAIRTAREMIEWLEAFNRERDYPFRMRIGIHTGEVMAGVVGRDRMQFDVFGDQVNIASRMESSGEPGRINVSETTYMLTRDRFDFEPRGKIAVKNKPDMNAYFVRSEKSV; encoded by the coding sequence ATGGGCAAGCCAGATCATCGTTGGGCCAAGCTTGGCGATGCATGCGGTCTATCCGACGCCATGGACAACATTCTGCTGGATCAACTCGAATATCTTGCCGTCATGGATGACGATCGCGTGCAGAAGCGCTTTCTCAAGGATCTGATCCGGGAATATGTCCGTCTGGAAAAGCAGGTGAAATCGCTGCTGAACAATACGCTGCCTGCGCCCGTCGCAGATGAAATCCAATTCGAAGGACGCTTTTCACCCAGAGCCTATTTCTGTACGATTCTGTTCTCCGATTTTGCATCCTTTACATTGCTTGCCGAAAAGCTCTCGATGGATCAATTGATCGAAACGATTCATGTGATTTTTTCGCACTTCGACGATGTGGTTTCCCGGCATAGGGGTACCAAGATCAAGACCATCGGAGACGCCTATATGGCCGTTTTTGGCGCTCCCGAGACGTACAGCGATCATCCGCTGGAAGCGATTCGAACGGCGCGTGAAATGATAGAATGGCTCGAAGCGTTCAATCGGGAAAGGGATTATCCCTTCCGGATGCGGATCGGCATTCACACAGGAGAGGTTATGGCCGGGGTGGTCGGCAGGGACAGAATGCAATTTGACGTATTCGGCGATCAGGTCAACATCGCATCCCGCATGGAATCTTCCGGAGAGCCGGGCCGTATCAATGTGTCGGAAACGACCTATATGTTGACGCGGGATCGCTTCGACTTCGAGCCGAGGGGGAAAATCGCCGTTAAAAACAAGCCCGATATGAACGCCTATTTCGTTCGATCGGAAAAATCCGTTTGA
- a CDS encoding ATP-binding protein — translation MPIKPAIKSWIGIPPWILIGAVVVLFPIFSYMTFETIHQQRERSLHLLREKGASLIRAFEAGTRTGMMGRMGEFQLQKLLMETALQPDIVHLIVTDVNGTVLASSDPSQIGQSYGLDLDLHALIKDKTLRWRMITLPHGISVCEVYRRFTPTEPADRFHRNRFKSNRPMPPIFPFPEADEPKNRIIFIGLDTSPVEEAMKMDMRHTIVMSIVLLMIGISGVLLLFLVQGYRSARQSLSRIKALSDTLVQNMPLGVIALDTANRMVMQNPAARSLFSWDNGPVPANAFPPSLLALLDDPGIQSGPVVKTLECRIGDAEPIPIEAAAARLVDDTQAVIGHVILLKDLREVESLRKALARSRRLAAIGSLAAGVAHEIRNPLSSIKGFATYFRQRYGDIPEDNELATLMIQEVERLNRVVTQLIDFSKPVALATRPCAPLDLVKKAVALVERQAEGKGIHIDIRHEAPLPTIQADPDRMNQVLLNLLLNAMEAMPSGGTITLSIERDKKLQNIVVRVRDTGDGIPAEHLSRIFDPYYTTKSTGTGLGLAIVHQIIEAHQGEIEVFSDGGIGTTVCIRIPQSEEQSAGQMQANDVSI, via the coding sequence ATGCCCATCAAACCCGCCATCAAATCCTGGATAGGCATTCCACCGTGGATCCTCATTGGAGCCGTGGTGGTCCTGTTCCCCATTTTTTCCTACATGACCTTCGAAACGATCCATCAGCAGCGGGAAAGAAGTCTCCATTTGCTGAGGGAAAAAGGGGCGTCGCTCATTCGGGCTTTCGAAGCCGGCACCCGGACCGGCATGATGGGCAGGATGGGCGAGTTCCAGCTCCAGAAACTGCTCATGGAAACGGCTCTTCAGCCCGATATCGTGCATTTGATCGTGACCGATGTCAACGGGACGGTGCTGGCCAGCAGCGATCCATCCCAGATCGGTCAATCCTATGGGCTCGATCTCGATCTGCATGCCCTGATCAAGGACAAGACCTTGAGATGGCGGATGATCACCCTGCCCCACGGGATTTCGGTCTGCGAGGTGTATCGGCGGTTTACGCCGACGGAACCGGCCGACCGTTTTCACAGAAACCGTTTTAAGTCCAACCGTCCGATGCCGCCGATCTTTCCCTTTCCGGAAGCCGATGAGCCCAAAAATCGGATCATTTTCATCGGTCTGGACACGAGCCCGGTTGAAGAAGCCATGAAAATGGACATGCGGCACACCATTGTCATGAGTATCGTCTTGTTGATGATCGGCATCAGCGGCGTATTGCTGCTCTTTCTGGTTCAAGGGTATCGATCCGCCCGTCAATCGCTTTCCCGAATCAAGGCACTTTCGGACACCCTGGTTCAGAACATGCCCCTTGGGGTCATCGCACTCGATACCGCCAACCGGATGGTCATGCAAAATCCGGCGGCCCGATCGCTGTTTTCATGGGATAACGGTCCAGTCCCTGCGAATGCCTTCCCCCCATCCCTGCTCGCCCTGCTGGATGATCCCGGAATTCAGAGCGGGCCCGTTGTAAAGACCCTCGAATGCCGGATCGGCGATGCGGAACCCATTCCCATCGAAGCTGCAGCCGCAAGGCTTGTCGATGATACGCAGGCCGTCATCGGCCATGTCATTCTGCTGAAAGACCTCCGGGAAGTCGAATCCCTGCGCAAAGCCCTGGCCAGAAGCAGACGTCTGGCGGCAATCGGTAGCCTTGCAGCGGGTGTGGCCCATGAAATCCGGAACCCGCTGAGCTCCATCAAGGGGTTTGCCACGTATTTTCGCCAGCGCTATGGCGATATACCCGAAGACAACGAGCTTGCCACATTGATGATCCAGGAAGTCGAGCGCCTGAACCGGGTCGTCACCCAGTTGATCGATTTTTCCAAACCCGTTGCGCTGGCCACCCGCCCCTGTGCCCCCCTGGATCTCGTCAAAAAGGCGGTGGCGCTTGTCGAAAGACAGGCCGAGGGAAAAGGCATCCATATCGATATCCGTCACGAGGCGCCCCTGCCGACCATCCAGGCGGATCCGGATCGCATGAATCAGGTCTTGCTCAATCTGTTGTTGAATGCCATGGAAGCCATGCCGTCCGGCGGCACCATCACCCTGTCGATCGAACGGGACAAAAAGCTGCAAAACATCGTTGTCCGCGTCCGGGATACGGGCGATGGGATACCGGCCGAACATCTGAGCCGGATCTTCGATCCGTATTACACCACCAAGTCCACGGGAACCGGCTTGGGACTGGCGATCGTTCATCAGATCATCGAAGCCCACCAGGGGGAAATCGAGGTATTCAGTGATGGCGGCATCGGAACGACGGTATGCATCCGCATCCCCCAGTCGGAGGAACAATCCGCTGGCCAAATGCAGGCCAATGATGTATCGATTTAA
- a CDS encoding bacteriohemerythrin, which translates to MALLEWNDSLKVNVAVIDRQHQRLVQMINDLNDAMRKGKGKDALGKILDEMVRYAMTHFSTEETYFDRYQYPETAPHKAEHAAFVSKVKQFKADYEKNRVGLTIELMNFLSDWLVKHIKGTDKKYGPFFNEKGLQ; encoded by the coding sequence ATGGCTCTTCTGGAATGGAACGATTCACTCAAGGTAAACGTGGCGGTTATCGATCGGCAGCATCAACGTTTGGTGCAGATGATCAACGATCTGAACGATGCCATGAGAAAAGGAAAAGGCAAGGATGCATTAGGCAAGATTCTAGACGAGATGGTGCGTTATGCCATGACCCATTTCTCGACGGAAGAGACGTATTTCGATCGGTACCAGTATCCGGAAACGGCACCCCACAAAGCCGAGCATGCAGCCTTCGTAAGCAAGGTCAAACAGTTCAAGGCCGATTACGAGAAGAACAGGGTGGGTCTCACCATCGAACTGATGAATTTTCTCAGTGATTGGCTGGTCAAGCACATCAAGGGCACGGACAAGAAATACGGGCCATTTTTCAACGAGAAAGGGCTTCAATAG
- a CDS encoding ATP-binding protein gives MSVLDEGQGIPETDLQHIFEPFYTTKVMGRSGTGLGLSVVWGTVKDHDGYIHVRSTPGQGTVFTLSASMQNRNVSKRLWSWGWWLPFKSLTA, from the coding sequence TTGAGCGTTCTGGATGAAGGCCAAGGGATTCCTGAAACAGATCTCCAGCATATTTTCGAGCCCTTTTACACCACCAAAGTCATGGGGAGAAGCGGTACCGGATTGGGATTGTCCGTTGTTTGGGGTACGGTGAAAGATCATGACGGCTACATCCATGTCCGAAGCACCCCCGGTCAAGGCACGGTTTTTACCTTGTCAGCGTCTATGCAGAATCGGAACGTGTCAAAAAGGCTTTGGAGTTGGGGGTGGTGGCTGCCATTCAAAAGCCTTACCGCATGA
- a CDS encoding PulJ/GspJ family protein translates to MIDLRQPPQEGFTLLELLVAVAMTAVLTLAVYGTYRAVSSSAEIYGKTIHYHEMAMACIERMSADLQSIAIRSQSEYVSSKDPKKSDPLMIRIHPASPDTGTPPETPILQLTSRNSLPLSPSDLPGIVAIRYDMVQDETGGWALRRSQSNVPFSRIPEMKTEPVVCRDVRSIEIVAVDAEGNRLKQWDSNAKEQRYETPVAVMIRLGVGQGAFRVNAETLVRLSVNRSAGKF, encoded by the coding sequence GTGATCGATCTGCGTCAACCGCCCCAAGAAGGCTTCACGCTGCTCGAGCTTCTGGTAGCCGTCGCCATGACGGCGGTGCTGACACTCGCCGTCTATGGCACGTACCGGGCCGTTTCCTCTTCTGCGGAAATCTACGGAAAAACGATCCATTATCATGAAATGGCCATGGCCTGCATAGAGCGGATGAGCGCTGATCTGCAATCCATCGCTATCCGTTCTCAAAGCGAATACGTGTCATCGAAAGATCCGAAAAAGAGCGATCCCCTGATGATCCGCATCCACCCGGCATCCCCGGATACGGGAACACCCCCTGAAACGCCGATTCTCCAGTTGACTTCACGAAACAGTCTGCCGCTTTCCCCATCGGATTTGCCTGGCATTGTGGCAATTCGCTACGACATGGTCCAGGATGAAACCGGTGGATGGGCGTTGCGGCGTTCCCAGAGCAATGTGCCTTTTTCCAGAATCCCCGAGATGAAAACGGAACCGGTGGTGTGCCGCGATGTGCGATCCATCGAAATTGTGGCGGTGGATGCAGAAGGCAACCGCCTGAAGCAATGGGATTCCAATGCGAAGGAACAGCGTTATGAAACACCGGTTGCCGTGATGATCCGGCTTGGGGTGGGGCAGGGTGCTTTCCGGGTCAACGCAGAGACGCTGGTGAGGCTTTCCGTGAACCGATCGGCCGGGAAATTCTGA